A single Cucumis melo cultivar AY chromosome 4, USDA_Cmelo_AY_1.0, whole genome shotgun sequence DNA region contains:
- the LOC127148888 gene encoding uncharacterized protein LOC127148888 isoform X2, with protein METVPENSIPGLSDSVVKIREDVKSGVENLTEECVSTMAAVTRLLMKLLPKALNCLPDAPQNQLHSLCFLISSSLNSAMEVRRSKPSYIGETCSLRTLRSISTSFTTSFDRLTSFGNIRFD; from the exons ATGGAGACCGTTCCTGAGAATTCCATCCCTGGGTTGTCTGATTCTGTTGTTAAG ATTAGAGAAGATGTAAAATCTGGTGTAGAAAATTTAACAGAGGAGTGTGTATCCACAATGGCAGCCGTTACTCGGCTTCTAATGAAG CTACTGCCAAAAGCTTTAAATTGCCTTCCGGATGCACCTCAAAATCAGCTTCATTCTTTGTGTTTTCTAATTTCTAGCTCACTCAATTCAGCCATGGAAGTACGGAG GAGTAAACCTTCGTATATTGGAGAAACATGCTCACTGAGAACATTGAGATCAATTTCAACAAGCTTTACTACTAGTTTTGATAGGCT
- the LOC127148984 gene encoding uncharacterized protein LOC127148984, which produces MEFLLEHQVIPMPLAKCLVITGPTPSVVQTDLRQPDGLKMISAMQLKKGLSRDEPTFMAIPLKSSENSGETVPKEIMRVLEKYRDVMPDSLPKSLPPRRMIDHEIELVPGAKPPAKNAYRMAPPELAELRKQLDELLNAGFIRPAKAPYGAPVLFQRKKDGSLRLCIDYRALNKLTVRNKYPLPIITDLFDRLHGAKYFSKLDLRSGYYQVRIAEGDEPKTTCVTRYGAFEFLVMPFGLTNAHATFCTLMNQVFHEYLDKFVVVYLDDIVVYSTTMEEHKDHLQKEFLAEFDFEFEHKKGSSNQAADALSRKQEHAAICLLAHLQGSEIGGSIRDTLREFLQKDHAAQNVMNLAKAGKTRQFWVEEDLEEPSSPQFHEGVETDKRHRPSVLRKSIETDEEVGR; this is translated from the exons atggagttcctacttgaacatcaggtaatcccaatgcctttggccaaatgcttggtgatcactggacctacaccctcggttgtacagactgacctacgtcaaccagatggattgaaaatgatctcggccatgcaattaaagaagggtctctctcgagacgaaccaacatttatggccatcccactcaaatcgtcagagaactcaggggagacagtccctaaggagatcatgcgcgtgctagagaaataccgtgatgtgatgcccgatagtttgcccaagtctttgccacctcggagaatgattgatcatgagatcgagttagtgccaggggcaaaaccgcctgcgaagaatgcttatcgtatggcgcctccagagttagctgaacttcggaaacagttagatgaactactgaatgcagggtttatcaggcctgcaaaagctccgtatggggccccagttcttttccaaaggaagaaagatgggagtttacgactgtgcattgattatcgcgccctaaataagctcacagtccgtaacaagtatccacttcccataattactgacttgttcgaccgcttacatggggcaaagtatttttcaaagttagacttgcggtcgggatactaccaagtgagaattgcagagggagatgaaccgaagacaacctgtgtcacccgatatggtgcgttcgaattcctcgtaatgccatttggtctcaccAATGCCCATGCCACCTTCTGCACGTTGATGAACCAGGTCTTCCACGAATATCTCGATAAATTCGTAGTAGTCTACCTGgatgatatagtggtctatagtacgaccatggaggaacataAGGACCACCTACAAAag GAATTTTTGGCCGAGTTCGACTTCGAATTTGAGCACAAGAAGGGGTCGAGCAACCAGGCTGCGGATGCCCTAAGTCGAAAACAAGAACATGCAGCCATATGCCTGTTAGCTCACCTTCAGGGGAGCGAGATTGGTGGGTCGATCAGAGACACCTTGAGAGAGTTCCTACAGAAAGATCATGCCGCTCAGAATGTCATGAATTTAGCGAAGGCGGGCAAAAcacgacagttttgggtcgaggaAGACTT GGAAGAACCCTCAAGCCCTCAATTTCACGAAGGAGTGGAGACAGACAAACGACATCGCCCGAGCGTACTTAGAAAAAGCATCGAGACGGATGAAGAAGTGGGCAGATAA